One region of Pseudomonas alvandae genomic DNA includes:
- a CDS encoding DUF2955 domain-containing protein, whose translation MSIDGQAAPQLLRIKRQGLRVALAVTVGLCTGLVQGDILPFLAPLFAIQFLLTSRRAPTSSQGLITLLVSMLTGALLVCMTGVLGERPWILLPLLWLFYFACFTAQGRQLGGAGPTLMLVIAIVVPMLDTVQRDLGESIVLVLVKAVSLGLLLTWGAHALMPDLAGEQADQPLAQPQELTLVIRQAMTSAAILLAMVALCLSDPRLATAMVVPITVASLLSQFSLDMSSRSALGLVVVNLLGGVVGSLAFTLFELRPSLWLVALVLLLVSLLFAGKAALGNTAGKVFGGGLMTFLILFGLGVSPLPTETPQLFSTRIAYVLFAAVYAIGMAALLWPRGRARARRAGVER comes from the coding sequence ATGTCTATTGATGGGCAAGCTGCGCCGCAGCTGCTGCGGATCAAACGCCAGGGATTGCGCGTCGCCCTGGCTGTGACCGTGGGCTTGTGCACGGGACTGGTCCAAGGCGACATCCTGCCCTTTCTCGCACCCTTGTTCGCCATCCAGTTCCTCTTGACCAGCCGCCGCGCGCCAACGTCATCCCAGGGATTGATAACGTTGTTGGTGAGTATGCTGACCGGCGCGCTGCTGGTGTGCATGACCGGCGTGCTCGGTGAGCGGCCGTGGATACTGTTACCGCTGCTGTGGCTGTTTTATTTCGCCTGCTTTACCGCGCAAGGCCGACAATTGGGCGGCGCGGGGCCCACATTGATGTTGGTGATTGCGATTGTGGTGCCGATGCTCGATACCGTGCAGCGTGATCTGGGCGAGTCCATCGTGCTCGTTCTGGTCAAGGCGGTCAGCCTGGGTTTGCTATTGACCTGGGGCGCCCATGCGCTGATGCCCGACCTTGCGGGTGAACAGGCCGACCAGCCACTCGCGCAGCCGCAGGAGTTGACGCTAGTGATTCGCCAGGCCATGACCAGCGCGGCGATTTTGCTGGCCATGGTTGCCCTGTGCCTGAGCGATCCACGATTGGCCACGGCGATGGTCGTCCCCATCACGGTGGCCTCGTTGCTCAGCCAATTCTCCTTGGACATGAGCAGCCGCAGCGCCCTCGGGCTGGTGGTCGTCAACCTGCTGGGCGGAGTGGTGGGTTCTCTGGCCTTTACGCTGTTCGAACTGCGGCCAAGCCTATGGCTGGTGGCGCTGGTCCTGCTGCTGGTCAGCCTGCTGTTTGCCGGCAAAGCTGCCCTGGGCAACACCGCTGGCAAGGTATTCGGCGGAGGGCTCATGACGTTCCTGATTCTGTTCGGGCTCGGTGTATCACCGTTGCCGACAGAAACGCCCCAGCTGTTTTCCACCCGTATCGCGTACGTGCTGTTTGCGGCTGTCTATGCCATTGGCATGGCCGCGCTGTTGTGGCCGAGAGGGCGTGCAAGAGCTCGCCGTGCAGGCGTAGAGCGATAG
- a CDS encoding MFS transporter, which translates to MQPVNVNTLAVESKFNRFHGLILFWCVLILIIDGYDLAVVGAALPAIMKDMNIDPTSAGVMAGSALFGTMLGAIFLGTLADRIGRPRMIAICVALFSVFTAAAGLTSDPISFSVARFIAGLGIGGVLPICTAQMGEFSPLKLRTRLVTLVFAGYSVGGILVALTGKQLIESHGWQWVFYVALLPVLLIPLILKTLPESIGYLLKSGRQDELRAIARKLAPALVIDENTLMIGNATVLDKQEAPVRNLFKEGRGFSTVMIWAAFMTGLFMVYALNSWLTKLMAMAGFSLGSALNFVIVFNVGAIAGAIGGGWLSDKLNIKHVLVCFYIVGAIALTILGYTRSTTLLFPVVFIVGASTLGTQLLAYAYAGDFYPSSIRSTGVGFASGVGRIGAIVAPVLIGWLVSLNLALEKNFMAISLAGLIGAVAVTLINQSRADSTQVRKSPALSN; encoded by the coding sequence ATGCAGCCGGTAAACGTCAATACGCTCGCGGTTGAGTCGAAGTTCAACCGCTTCCATGGGCTCATCCTGTTCTGGTGTGTGCTTATCCTGATCATCGATGGCTATGACCTCGCCGTCGTCGGTGCAGCCCTCCCGGCGATCATGAAGGACATGAACATCGATCCAACCAGCGCTGGTGTCATGGCAGGCTCTGCGCTCTTCGGAACGATGTTGGGCGCGATTTTTCTTGGCACGCTGGCCGATCGTATCGGGCGGCCCAGGATGATCGCCATCTGCGTGGCGTTGTTCAGTGTTTTCACGGCGGCGGCAGGCCTCACCAGTGACCCGATCAGCTTCAGCGTTGCTCGCTTTATCGCGGGTCTTGGCATCGGCGGCGTACTGCCAATCTGCACCGCTCAGATGGGTGAATTTTCTCCGCTCAAACTGCGTACTCGGCTGGTCACCCTGGTTTTCGCCGGGTACTCCGTGGGCGGAATTCTGGTTGCCCTGACGGGTAAGCAACTCATCGAGAGTCACGGATGGCAGTGGGTGTTTTATGTGGCGTTGCTGCCCGTGCTGCTGATCCCTCTGATCCTGAAGACCCTACCTGAGTCCATCGGCTACCTGCTCAAGAGCGGACGTCAGGACGAATTACGGGCGATCGCTCGTAAACTGGCCCCAGCTCTGGTTATCGACGAAAACACGCTGATGATCGGGAACGCCACCGTACTGGATAAACAGGAAGCCCCCGTTCGTAATTTATTCAAGGAAGGTCGGGGCTTTAGCACGGTAATGATCTGGGCTGCGTTCATGACGGGCCTGTTCATGGTCTACGCCCTTAACTCGTGGCTAACCAAGCTGATGGCGATGGCGGGGTTCAGCCTGGGTTCTGCGCTGAACTTTGTGATTGTTTTCAACGTGGGGGCCATTGCCGGCGCAATAGGCGGAGGGTGGTTGAGCGACAAGCTGAACATCAAGCACGTATTGGTCTGCTTCTACATCGTCGGTGCGATTGCGCTCACTATTCTGGGTTATACGCGTTCAACGACATTGCTGTTTCCTGTGGTGTTCATTGTCGGCGCATCGACGCTAGGGACCCAGTTGCTGGCATATGCGTACGCGGGCGATTTCTACCCGTCATCGATTCGTTCAACCGGTGTGGGTTTCGCGTCTGGTGTGGGACGAATAGGCGCAATCGTCGCCCCTGTCCTGATTGGCTGGCTGGTGTCGTTGAATCTTGCACTTGAGAAAAACTTCATGGCCATCAGCCTGGCCGGCCTCATCGGCGCTGTCGCCGTGACCCTGATCAATCAGTCGCGCGCCGACTCTACTCAAGTCAGGAAATCCCCGGCCCTGTCGAACTGA
- a CDS encoding MaoC/PaaZ C-terminal domain-containing protein — protein MAEKELYWEDLPAGSIWTAKQSAPITTQEIIAFAAEYDPLDIHIDPDLARSSPLGVHCASGVQTFAISQRLMCDALLLQTNIVAGGKIDGFRMVAPVVPGDTLKLSARVVRSFIHASNHERGWVVFKVDVTTNEGKTVLVYEVTVLIMRGGDQV, from the coding sequence GTGGCAGAGAAAGAGTTGTATTGGGAAGACCTCCCGGCAGGCAGTATTTGGACGGCCAAGCAATCTGCACCTATCACAACGCAAGAGATCATTGCCTTTGCCGCCGAGTACGATCCTCTCGACATTCATATCGATCCTGACCTTGCCCGTTCGAGTCCGCTTGGGGTGCATTGTGCCAGCGGGGTGCAAACCTTCGCTATCTCGCAGCGGTTGATGTGCGATGCCCTGTTGCTTCAAACAAATATCGTGGCGGGTGGCAAAATCGACGGTTTCAGGATGGTTGCTCCGGTAGTGCCCGGAGACACGCTCAAACTATCCGCTCGAGTCGTTCGATCATTTATCCACGCGTCAAACCATGAACGAGGTTGGGTCGTGTTTAAAGTCGATGTCACTACGAATGAGGGGAAAACAGTTCTCGTCTATGAGGTGACAGTATTGATAATGCGCGGGGGCGATCAAGTTTAA
- a CDS encoding transporter suffix domain-containing protein, with product MTTAQPPATSTSAKWRFKAGIAILCLMLALWLLVPLAAAADVPRSTIAAITGALFIINKVLLLLVIAVMGKAGFQELKQHVFSYVSGLVPSAEQEVSVTRHRIGLVMFCLPLVCSFLEPYVDTLAPGLRPNSWALQLLGDALLVGSFFVLGGNFWEKLRALFIRTARVVATDPA from the coding sequence ATGACCACGGCTCAGCCCCCGGCAACGTCAACGTCCGCGAAATGGCGCTTCAAGGCGGGCATCGCCATTCTTTGTCTAATGCTCGCGTTGTGGTTGTTGGTGCCGCTGGCAGCGGCTGCGGATGTGCCCCGCTCCACCATTGCGGCAATCACCGGCGCCCTGTTCATCATCAACAAGGTGCTGTTGCTGTTGGTCATCGCCGTGATGGGCAAGGCAGGTTTCCAAGAGCTCAAGCAGCATGTGTTCAGCTATGTGTCGGGACTTGTGCCGAGCGCGGAGCAGGAAGTCAGCGTCACCCGCCACCGTATTGGCCTGGTGATGTTCTGCTTGCCGTTGGTGTGCTCCTTTCTCGAACCCTATGTCGATACCTTGGCACCCGGCCTGCGCCCCAACAGCTGGGCATTGCAACTGCTTGGTGATGCGCTGCTGGTTGGCAGCTTCTTCGTGCTGGGTGGCAATTTCTGGGAGAAATTACGCGCGCTGTTCATTCGCACCGCACGGGTCGTTGCGACTGACCCGGCCTGA
- a CDS encoding AraC family transcriptional regulator, with the protein MGVLIQDKGTTSIGLVHEALEGALRRQLDTSIVLQQARIDPVLLTSPQARVSAAAFSRLWVALSDLLDDEFFAIDSHPMRRGSFRLMCQSSIDCESLEQALRRILKFLRLVLDDIHGELSFDGDCAVIVIHDKGIERRLFHYGTWLILVHGLLCWLGNRRIPIKELCFRPNRPLDDSDYRMRFCEEIQFGAPVTMIRFERSFLSLKIAQNKASLSTFLKESPASLLVKYRNEDSISAQIRLRLRGLDPEEWPELDKMANTLCMSYSTLQRRLQAEGVSYQRLKDNLRRDMAINLLCQPNMTVTEVAALTGFQESSAFHRAFKKWTGVSPGAYRRSNADESAES; encoded by the coding sequence ATGGGCGTGCTCATCCAGGACAAGGGAACGACTTCAATTGGACTGGTGCATGAGGCCCTCGAGGGCGCATTGCGACGCCAGTTGGACACTTCCATCGTATTGCAGCAGGCACGTATCGACCCGGTACTCCTCACTTCTCCTCAAGCGAGGGTTTCGGCCGCTGCATTTTCTCGCCTGTGGGTCGCGCTCTCGGATCTGCTCGACGACGAGTTTTTCGCAATCGATAGCCATCCCATGCGACGGGGCAGCTTCCGATTGATGTGCCAGTCCTCGATTGACTGCGAGTCGTTAGAGCAAGCGCTGCGACGCATCCTTAAATTCCTGCGTCTCGTATTGGACGATATTCACGGTGAGCTGAGTTTTGATGGCGACTGCGCCGTCATCGTTATCCATGACAAAGGCATTGAGCGCCGTCTCTTCCACTATGGAACATGGCTGATCCTGGTCCATGGACTGCTCTGCTGGCTGGGTAATAGACGCATTCCCATAAAAGAGCTCTGCTTCAGGCCGAATCGACCCCTCGACGATAGCGATTATCGGATGCGCTTTTGTGAAGAGATTCAGTTTGGTGCGCCAGTGACGATGATTCGTTTCGAGCGCAGTTTTCTAAGTCTCAAGATCGCGCAAAACAAAGCCAGCCTATCGACATTCTTGAAAGAGTCGCCTGCCAGTCTGCTGGTGAAATATCGTAACGAGGACAGCATCAGCGCCCAGATCCGCCTCAGATTGAGAGGCCTCGATCCGGAGGAATGGCCAGAACTGGACAAGATGGCGAACACGCTGTGCATGTCTTATTCGACGCTCCAGCGAAGGCTCCAGGCCGAGGGGGTCAGTTATCAGCGTTTGAAAGACAACCTGCGCCGTGACATGGCGATCAATCTGCTGTGCCAACCGAATATGACCGTGACTGAAGTGGCTGCCCTCACGGGTTTCCAGGAAAGCAGTGCGTTTCATCGAGCATTCAAAAAGTGGACGGGGGTGAGTCCCGGCGCTTACCGCCGCTCCAATGCTGACGAATCGGCCGAGAGTTAG
- a CDS encoding HlyD family secretion protein — translation MPETQNSPVSVEPERQAETPSEKPAPGNPLRRIALGVAVLTAVLFTLSIFMERRTPSTSQAVVQAYVVEMAAEVGGRVTEIAVLDNARVKAGQVLFRIDPQPYKLVVSEAEARLEETGQALGASTASVDAAQAQLVSARAQRDNIREQARRVNQMVERGVFAPARQDEAKASLGSAEAAVSKAQADLERARQQLGPKGNDNPQFKQALAALEKARLDLVRTEVIAPADGVITHLQLAVGQVVSAGQPALTFIDRTTVWVSAAFKENSLEHVQADDPAELVFDVLPGRVFKGRVESVGWGVAQQDSSNAALPSVRNESGWVRDPQRFPVRLIVEEPHPIGPRYGSQVTVVIYTGDNPMTNALGAFMTRLGAWLNYVY, via the coding sequence ATGCCCGAGACGCAGAATTCGCCCGTTTCCGTCGAGCCAGAACGCCAAGCTGAAACGCCTTCTGAAAAGCCTGCGCCAGGCAATCCGCTGCGACGCATTGCGCTAGGCGTCGCTGTGTTGACCGCCGTGCTGTTTACCCTCTCCATTTTCATGGAACGACGCACGCCCTCGACGTCACAGGCCGTGGTGCAAGCCTATGTGGTGGAAATGGCTGCCGAGGTAGGTGGCCGCGTGACAGAAATCGCGGTGCTCGACAACGCCCGGGTGAAAGCCGGCCAGGTGCTGTTTCGTATCGACCCGCAACCCTACAAGCTTGTCGTCAGCGAGGCTGAAGCGCGGCTGGAGGAAACCGGCCAGGCATTGGGCGCCAGCACCGCCTCGGTGGATGCCGCCCAGGCCCAGCTGGTGTCGGCGCGCGCGCAGCGCGACAACATACGCGAGCAGGCCCGGCGAGTGAATCAAATGGTCGAGCGCGGTGTGTTCGCCCCCGCCCGCCAGGATGAAGCCAAAGCCTCGCTGGGTTCCGCCGAGGCGGCCGTGAGCAAAGCCCAAGCCGACCTGGAGCGGGCGCGCCAGCAACTAGGGCCCAAAGGCAACGACAACCCGCAATTCAAGCAAGCCTTGGCCGCGCTGGAAAAAGCCCGGCTGGATCTGGTGCGTACCGAAGTCATTGCACCCGCCGATGGCGTGATCACCCACCTCCAGCTCGCCGTTGGCCAAGTCGTCAGCGCTGGCCAACCGGCACTGACCTTTATCGACAGGACCACGGTATGGGTGTCTGCCGCCTTCAAGGAAAACAGTCTGGAACATGTGCAGGCCGACGATCCGGCGGAACTGGTGTTCGATGTATTGCCGGGGCGGGTATTCAAGGGTCGTGTTGAAAGCGTTGGCTGGGGTGTCGCACAGCAAGACAGCAGCAACGCCGCCCTACCCTCGGTGCGCAACGAGAGTGGTTGGGTGCGCGACCCGCAGCGCTTTCCGGTACGCCTGATAGTGGAGGAGCCCCACCCGATCGGCCCACGTTACGGCTCGCAAGTCACCGTGGTGATCTATACGGGTGACAACCCCATGACCAACGCTTTGGGGGCATTCATGACACGCCTGGGCGCCTGGCTGAACTATGTCTATTGA